The Onychomys torridus chromosome 9, mOncTor1.1, whole genome shotgun sequence genomic sequence TAAATAGATAGCgactgggaggggaggaagggggggtagagagatggctcagtggttaagatcactggttgctcttccagaggatcaaagTTTTGATTCCCAGTCCCCACATGGAGGCTAAAAGGTGTCTCCCCAGTTCTCAAGGATCAGACACTCTCTTCTGGGTTCTACAAGCCTGTGGTGGTGCAGACGAACTTGCAGaaaaaacatccatatacatacgagaaaaagaaatatttttaaaaaattaatagagaTCCAGAgcgatggttcagcggttaagagcactggctgctctagcagaggacctgggttcagatcccagcacccacatggcagctcacaaccatctgtaactccatttccaggggctTTGATCCCTTCTTACCTCCATAGGCATCAGgcgcacatgtggtacacagacatacatgcagattaaacactcatacacataaagtaaaaacaagtctttagaaaaggaaaagaattaaatcaatgttgggaggtggggagatTGTCAAGCGAAgacctccccctgccccccaggaGCCCCAGCTCTAACCTTGCCTGCCCTTATGCTAGTAGAGAAGACACATCTATCTGCTGCCCTGTGTCCCAGGCCTCACCTTCCCAATCAGTTTGCCCTTCTTGTTCATGCAGATATACTTCTCGCTCTCCGCCCCCTTGATGCGGACCCGGCTGCCAAATGTATCCGTCTCCACGATGAGCTTGGCTATgatgagggaaaagaagaaagacctTTGTCTATCGGCTGCTGGCTCAGGGGTGTGCAAGGGTTCCCCCCAGGCAGTCTGTCTTTCAAAGTCAGGCCAAAGGGATGGTGTACTCTCAGGCTTGCAGGACCTACCCACCCTACCTCAAATCCCCTAACCCAGGAGCTGGGAAGAaacctggaggccaggctgggcaggATACAAGTGGTCTGGGGCATGGGCCAGGTCTCACCGAACTTGTTGCCATCCTCAGCGGTGGCGGAGATGCGACGCCCGGTGACTTGCACGTGCTTGCCACTTGTCCGGCTGTACAGCTGGTACTCACGGATTTGACGCCTGCTCAGCTGGTCAGTCATGGCACCCTGGTCCCTCACGTACTGGTTAAAATTAGGAGACGGGTGATTCTCCCCCTTTgcggttaccaagggaaaaataGTGTCAATTTGCTTTGGGTGACACCACCATTGGTCCATCTGGGGAGAGGGGTAAGGAGGGAAGTGAAGTGGGGCTGGCTGGGTACCCTGCAGTATAGGGTGCAAGGTGAAGACTGCCTATGTCCATGATCTTCCCGGGATGCTGCATGAACCAGTTGTGACTTTTGGGGACTTGTGGCTGTCAGTCTTGGGAAACACAGTGAGACAGCATACATCCGCAGTAACAGGTTGCTAGAAGAAACCTTCAAGGttgtgtgtcctgtctttgtGTTCTGTAGAGCAGATGCATGGGACACACAACTCATAGCCAGGACTCCTTGCTCTTTCTCAGGGGTCTTGGTTCCATTAATCAGGACCACTAGATGCTCCCACCGCACCCCACTAAGCCTTGAAAGGTCTCAGCcccagcacacatgcacagagcagATGTGTTACTGACTTAACCACTGGAGGGCATTTGGGGGTCTCTTAGGTCCTTATCCATAGATAGTGTCttagagatgagagagaggagagagagaggagagagagagagagggagagagagagagagagggagagaggtacTTCCCTAGTGTATGGGGGTAGACATAGCAGTAGAAGGTGGTACAGTGGCTGCTTTTGTGGTCCCCTGTGGGCCTGGGGCAGTTACCTAGGTATTTAGTGGCCTGCCTCCTTGGGTGGTGAAAGGGGCCATTTCCACCAGACAGCAAGCCTGTCCAGTACCATAGCTCCACATTGGGGCTCACCTTATCCAACCTTACCTGAGTAGGACAGAAACATTACTTACTGTCCTGTCTCCTCCAAGGTGCCCTCTAGGGGACAGGTGCCAGCTGCTGGTGATAGCCTCATCTCAGCATGAAAGGCTGGTGTGGGGACAGCCCTTCCCTGTTCCCCATGCTCAATTCCACCTACAAGTGTCTCAGGCCTGATCCACGACAGAGCTAGGCCCAGCTCAGCGTGTATTAGAGGCCACTCTCTCTTTACATAGAGGGGTAGGACAgatcagggtggtggtggtgaaaccTTCATGTCAAGGCCAAGGTATAGCCTGCTCAGAGTTGACCCCTTTCAATTCttctttcattcccagcacctgttCCTAAAGGTCAAGGGTTGCCAGGACTCTGGGAGATTAAGAACATCTTAGGGACCTACCATGCATCCCACCCTAGAGAAACTTGAGGCTAGCATCTATGGTGGGGAATATGCGGCTTAACCCTCACAGGCCTCCCTGCCAGGGGTGGGTTCCTGTCTATCTCAGCCTTAGCCTCCTGGCCCAGGTTCAGGATGTCCGCCCCACTTGGCGGGCAGCCTTCTCCTGGCAGTCTCTTCCAGGTCAGGGGCAGatagcagccccccccccccaagccccctcctctccttgtccccCTTCAAGTCTTTCACAAAAGTAGCCCAcgccctcccccagccccccacaGCCCACAGCCCACAAGTCCCTCTCCCACAGGACCTTGCCTGTTCCTTTCATGTTCCCGCTGTGGGGGGACCTCCCCTTCCACCTCGGTAGACAGCTGCTTGTCAGACAGCCCCTCAAGCATGGCTGTGGTTCAGCCTGTTGCCCCCCCTCCCAGGGGGGTGAGGGGGCACTTCAAGGGGAAAGACAGCCTTGCCACCTTCCCTCAGTCCTGAATGGGGCCTCAGCCAGGCCATAAACGCCCAGGCCAGCGGCACCATTGTGCTAATTCCCTTTCCAGAACAGGTTggacccacccccagccccctccctgccAGGCTGGGGGCTTTCTTCTTACTCTCCCTAGATGTGTGAAGCAAAAGGCCTGGAACCAGCCAGagcaaaaggggggggggaggaaaaaggagggtgttgtctctctcccacccccccacTGCTTCAAAGGCAGTCCCTTCCCACTCCAGAGAAAAGGcatttaccttaaaaaaaaaaaaaaaaaaaaagtccccagtGGATGGGAAGAGAAACAGGCCTCTCTGGCCTGGGAAAGCCAGGCCATCTCTCCCCAGAGCGGTTCTGGACCAGTGCATTTTAATAGCTGCATTTTTATGGGGGATCACAAAAAAGGGTCTGCGCCTCGCCTcgagctgggggctggggggggggtgggaggtgtgtgtgtggggagtgtgGAGAGGTAAACCCCGAGTTCCATCCCAAACAAACCTTTAGGCTTGACCTAGGAACGCTATGGGTAATGGGTCTCCCTATCCAGCTGAATACTCCGACTGTGCCCCAGTCCCTGGCCACCTATGGTCCAAGCACGTTGGGAAGAGTAGATGGTGGGTAAACGGACTGAAAAAGTGGTTTCAAATCCAGACCCTTCAGGTACCTGCGGGCACAGTCCTCACCTGAGCAGCCGCCCCCACTGGCTTCTAACTGCTCCGGGGCTCTATCCCTCAAATATAAACACAACACCCTTAACCATCCAGAAGCCCAGcacaaagggatggagagagtAGAGACCAACAGAAAGCCAGCATAGTGGTTAGTAGGGCCCAACAGGCAAACCTCAGTCTGTCTGCCGTCCAGCTTCTGTTCTCCAGCCCACCTTCTAAACTGATCCTCCAAACCTCAGCACTTTGTTGGGTTGGGAGAGGCCGGTCCTGCCTCCCCTTCTTTGAGGTGAGGTGGgaagtgtgtggggtgtgtgtgtgtgtgtgtgtgtgtgtgtgtgtgtgtgtgtgtggaagggggGACTAGGTAGGGGTGCCTACCTGCGTTTGACAGCAGAGAATCAATAGCTGCAGGCACCTGTTTGGGGAGACAAGGCAGTTGCAGGTGTGGGCACCCCAGGGCACACCCGTCCCCCACCTTTTCTTGCCCCACCTGCCCGACGGTAGTCCCAGGGAGGTATAATATTCCTGGGGCCGGAAATGGCAAAAGCACACTTACAGAGTAAGGTTAGGCAGCAGGCGGGCGGCTCCCATCGCTGGAGAGACTTCTTGGGGCGGTTGCCCCTCTGCCCCCCAAACTCAGGAGCGGATGTGGGCAGACCCCTGGGGCAGAGTCCCAGAGAAGCCAAGGTCTCTCGGAGCCACAGGTTTTCAGGGATGAAAGGAGacggagggaaggaggaagcaagCCGAGGGGGATGCGGGAGGGGGGTCGTAATTGGGAGACTGAGGTGCGAGGTGTCCACCTTCCGGGCCAGTGAGGCTGCGAAGCCGGAGGTGGTCCGATTGGCGTACTCGCACCCTTGGGCTGCCAACCTCGCGCGGGGGTCCCCGGGCGCAAAGGATGGAGCTACGGGAGTGTCCTCTATCAGGAGGCTGGCCCCTGCGATCTCTTCTGATTTATTCCTGACCCGCACGGACCTGCCGGCCTCGGTGAAGTGCAGGGCGTGGGGCAGGCACAGGGAAGGAGGCGCCTTGCCCTCCCCCTCTCAGGGTCAGCTGCTCCCGCCCTCAGGTTTGATGCCCCAACCTCATCTCCTTAAGAATGAGCTGCAGGTACCGAGCTGGGGCTGGGGTCTCGAGTTCTGGCTCGGGGTGGGAATTCCCAGAAGCAGCCTTAAAAGGAGGAGCCTCCCTCCAGGGAGCAGGAGTGGGCTTGGCTTGAGAGGCTGCGGGCTCCGATTCTCTGCTGTCACCCCTTGCCACCAGGAAGGAGGGGTAAGGCTATGAATAGTGGGTGCAACAGGTTGGGGCCAGAGGTGGGGAGTTAGGTGTAGCTAGAGGTTTTGGAAGGATCTCAATGGTCACAAAAACTGGTCTGAGACGGAGACCCCACGAAGAGTGGGGTGTCCCTTTTGCCTGGACCTCCATGCGGAGTCTATGGAAAAATGGGACAGTCATTGGAGTATTGGAGGACCAGATGAGATGATAGTGAGCCAGCGTGGAAATCCCTAAGGCGTCTGGGCCTTATTTTGGGGTTGAGACCCAGCCTTAGCCTCCCAGGCCCCTTCCACCAGCGTCCGCTAGCAGTTGGGATGAGGTGCCCAGCAGTATGGCATATGACCCCTAGTCCCACGTAGCTGGGTACCCAAGCCAGCTATTAACTGCAGTTTGCTGATAGGAAACAGGCACACGGGGAAGTAATTTGCTCAGAATAAGCCAGCTGGTGTTTGAAGGAGCCACATTTCCAGAATCTAGGCTCTTTATGTTCCCTGGAGTTGTGACCTCATTCCCCAGGGTCCAGCCTGCCACTGGCTTTATTATTACGATAGGGCTCAGAGACCAtcctgagttttctttcctttttttttttcctctgagacagggttttattatGCAGCAccaactggcctgaaattcaccgTGTAGACGAACGAGGCTTGCCTTCAATTCAGAcacccacctgcctccacctccctagcattgtgattaaaggtgtgcgccatggAACTGGACGGGTTTAACTGGATTGGAATGTGACAGACAGCTGAGGTTCTGGAAGTTGGTGACTACTTTTTCACTTTACAGAAAGGTTAGCGGGTGGTGATCTGGAAGGAGGAGCGATTTGGGGCAAACTACGCGTCTAAATGAGCTCTGGCTCCCTGGAGTTCACAGAGCTGCATGGAGGTGGATTTATTTGCCGTTTTAAAGAGCTGACTGGGAAGGTGACATTCTTCCCTCCAGCTTCCTTCTCACCTCTCCGAGTTCCAACAGTCCACAAAGTGGTCTGTCgttctgcaccccccccccccccccaacaagcTAGCAGCATACCTTCCCCTGTTCCCCAACCGCAGGCTCAGCCCAGTTCTAAAGCAGGTGACTTTCTACCTCCACCTTCTCTTCTGCAGACTCAAATGCCTCTGCAGGGGGCCTGGGAGTGAATTTGAAGAGGTGTTTGAGAAGGTGGGAATTACCAGGGGGAGTTGAGGGATTTGGAATCAAATTTAAAGAAAGTTAGAATTGGGGACTGGCTGGGattagctcagttggtggaaggctggcctaacatgcatgaagttTTGGGTCCCATCCTTAGCGCTGCTTAAACCAGGTGTCGTtgaagcctgtaatcccagtactccagaggctgaaAGCAGCTGGGGgggatcagttcaaggtcatcatcaaccttggctacaaagcaagtcggaggccagcctgggatatgaaaccatatcttaaaaaaaaaaaaaaaaagtcagagctgggcatggtggtggcgcacgcctttaatcccagcacttttgaggcagaggcaggcggatctctaagaGTTCTCGAGGccagagcaaattctaggacagccaggactacatagagaaatcctatcAAAACTGGAAGGTAAATGATACCCAATGTCTAACAGCAAGTTACCGGATGGCTGGGCCAAAGGGCCAAGGATCTGGTGCCCAGCACAGTACCGTGAAGTGACACAGTTTGATGTTCTTGGAAGCAGCTCCAGCCTGTTCACTTGTCAGCCCTGCTGGACACACCTCTACCTCCCGCCCTGCAACATTTCTACCTTCCACATTCTTGTGATCTTTGGAGACTCACTCCAGTCTTCGCCCGCTTCAGGGAACCTTGCCCACTCTCTCTCCATTAGACTCATATGACCTCACTAGCTCCCAGGcagggtgtatatatatataacagtaaa encodes the following:
- the Fgf17 gene encoding fibroblast growth factor 17 isoform X1, whose translation is MGAARLLPNLTLCLQLLILCCQTQGENHPSPNFNQYVRDQGAMTDQLSRRQIREYQLYSRTSGKHVQVTGRRISATAEDGNKFAKLIVETDTFGSRVRIKGAESEKYICMNKKGKLIGKPSGKSKDCVFTEIVLENNYTAFQNARHEGWFMAFTRQGRPRQASRSRQNQREAHFIKRLYQGQLPFPNHAERQKQFEFVGSAPTRRTKRTRRPQPQT
- the Fgf17 gene encoding fibroblast growth factor 17 isoform X2; the protein is MGAARLLPNLTLCLQLLILCCQTQYVRDQGAMTDQLSRRQIREYQLYSRTSGKHVQVTGRRISATAEDGNKFAKLIVETDTFGSRVRIKGAESEKYICMNKKGKLIGKPSGKSKDCVFTEIVLENNYTAFQNARHEGWFMAFTRQGRPRQASRSRQNQREAHFIKRLYQGQLPFPNHAERQKQFEFVGSAPTRRTKRTRRPQPQT